From the Musa acuminata AAA Group cultivar baxijiao chromosome BXJ3-7, Cavendish_Baxijiao_AAA, whole genome shotgun sequence genome, one window contains:
- the LOC135643172 gene encoding uncharacterized protein LOC135643172 isoform X1 codes for MGESGGPTMAPLNVAALRGEERWRHFDDSVNAVSFGFVATAILISMFLAMAIFERFLRPRSPLLFSSDNGQRGGGGPVSAFQRGTLLSADLEAQPQGFAGKLDYPSPKTPENVRKIRGFMFPQSEFSTDHL; via the exons TGGCGCCGCTGAACGTGGCGGCtctgagaggagaggagaggtggCGGCACTTCGACGACTCCGTCAACGCCGTCTCATTTGGCTTCGTGGCCACCGCCATCCTCATCTCCATGTTCCTTGCCATGGCCATCTTTGAGCGCTTCCTCCGCCCCAGGTCccctctcctcttttcttccgaCAACGGCCAGCGCGGCGGAGGAGGGCCTGTCTCGGCTTTCCAGAGGGGGACGCTCTTGTCCGCGGATCTGGAGGCGCAACCCCAGGGATTCGCTGGCAAGCTCGATTATCCTTCGCCCAAG ACTCCGGAAAACGTTCGAAAGATAAGAGGGTTTATGTTTCCACAATCTGAATTTTCAACGGACCACTTGTAA
- the LOC135643172 gene encoding uncharacterized protein LOC135643172 isoform X2, giving the protein MGESGGPTMAPLNVAALRGEERWRHFDDSVNAVSFGFVATAILISMFLAMAIFERFLRPRSPLLFSSDNGQRGGGGPVSAFQRGTLLSADLEAQPQGFAGKLDYPSPKDHVGLYILSCF; this is encoded by the exons TGGCGCCGCTGAACGTGGCGGCtctgagaggagaggagaggtggCGGCACTTCGACGACTCCGTCAACGCCGTCTCATTTGGCTTCGTGGCCACCGCCATCCTCATCTCCATGTTCCTTGCCATGGCCATCTTTGAGCGCTTCCTCCGCCCCAGGTCccctctcctcttttcttccgaCAACGGCCAGCGCGGCGGAGGAGGGCCTGTCTCGGCTTTCCAGAGGGGGACGCTCTTGTCCGCGGATCTGGAGGCGCAACCCCAGGGATTCGCTGGCAAGCTCGATTATCCTTCGCCCAAG GACCACGTCGGATTGTATATATTGTCCTGTTTCTGA